In one Pseudomonas hydrolytica genomic region, the following are encoded:
- the maiA gene encoding maleylacetoacetate isomerase, giving the protein MLKLYGYWRSSAAYRVRIALNLKGLAYQQVPVHLVKDGGQQHGADYRALNPQGLLPLLVDEENGGVRIAQSLAIIEYLEEIFPVPALLPADPAERAQVRALALHIACDVHPLNNLRVLQYLSSELGASDEAKNAWYRHWVGLGLAAVEEGLAAFDGRLSLGERPGYLEACLIPQLYNARRFNCDLAAYPRILALAARCEPLQAFQQAAPEVQPDAQ; this is encoded by the coding sequence ATGCTGAAACTCTATGGCTACTGGCGCTCCAGCGCCGCCTACCGCGTGCGTATCGCCCTGAACCTCAAGGGCCTGGCTTACCAGCAGGTGCCGGTGCACCTGGTCAAGGATGGCGGGCAGCAGCACGGCGCCGACTACCGCGCGTTGAACCCGCAGGGGCTGCTGCCGCTGCTGGTGGACGAGGAGAACGGCGGCGTACGCATCGCCCAGTCCCTGGCGATCATCGAATACCTCGAGGAAATCTTCCCGGTACCGGCGCTGCTGCCGGCCGATCCGGCCGAGCGCGCCCAGGTGCGGGCGCTGGCGCTGCACATCGCCTGCGATGTGCATCCGCTGAACAACCTGCGCGTGCTGCAGTACCTGTCCAGCGAGCTGGGCGCCTCCGACGAGGCGAAGAACGCCTGGTACAGGCACTGGGTCGGCCTCGGCCTGGCGGCGGTGGAAGAGGGGCTGGCGGCCTTCGACGGTCGTCTGTCGCTTGGCGAGCGGCCGGGATATCTGGAAGCCTGTCTGATCCCGCAGCTGTATAATGCGCGGCGTTTTAACTGTGACCTTGCCGCGTACCCACGCATTCTCGCCCTGGCGGCGCGCTGCGAACCCCTGCAGGCCTTCCAACAGGCCGCGCCGGAGGTGCAGCCCGACGCTCAGTGA